The Brasilonema sennae CENA114 genome includes a region encoding these proteins:
- the ltrA gene encoding group II intron reverse transcriptase/maturase has protein sequence MSYLGTTNGLRKPLEDWSQINWRKINKAVRNLRQRIFLARKLGNWRKLRNLQKLMQRSYANLLLSVRKITQTNKGKATAGIDKEIINTPKQRVKLVNNWSGGNQDPTKRVMIPKANGKKRPLGIPTVRDRIEQAIIVNSLEPEWEAVFEPNSYGFRCGRSCHDAIAQNWIRLNASPNARNNWVLEADIQGFFDNIAHESILRQLGNFPNKNLIKGWLKAGFIFEGIYSPTETGTPQGGVCSPLLANIGLHGLETFIKSTNPKLGVVRYADDFIVTARDKGSLENAQIQIQQWLSERGLNLSTEKTFITSMADGFDFLGFNHRHYNGKLLIKPSKKKVLDFCKRIGQEIKAMNGCEQEVVIKRLNPILRGFANYYRGVVSKETFEYVKSRIWQYLWRWAKRRHPNKNTKWVRKRYFQTRNRKKWTFATSTSDRRGKQKDLILYPIAYTPIERHVKVKGEASPDDPSLKEYWEKRHQKYGKSYWEKNSRNYKIAQNQDWKCTCGEPLFNGEEIETHHIVPVAQGGLDDVKNLQHLHKACHKQVHTKSKSTRLK, from the coding sequence ATGTCGTACCTCGGTACAACAAACGGACTAAGAAAACCACTAGAAGATTGGAGCCAAATCAACTGGCGAAAAATCAACAAAGCGGTTAGGAATCTGCGTCAAAGAATCTTTCTCGCGAGAAAACTTGGTAACTGGCGGAAGTTGAGAAACCTCCAAAAGTTAATGCAAAGAAGCTACGCCAACCTATTACTCTCTGTTCGGAAAATCACTCAGACCAATAAGGGTAAAGCAACGGCAGGAATTGACAAAGAAATAATCAATACCCCAAAGCAGCGAGTGAAGCTGGTAAACAACTGGAGTGGAGGAAATCAAGATCCTACAAAACGGGTAATGATCCCCAAAGCCAACGGTAAGAAACGACCGCTCGGAATCCCAACCGTGCGCGACAGAATCGAACAGGCAATAATAGTCAATTCACTAGAACCCGAATGGGAAGCCGTATTTGAACCAAACTCCTATGGATTCAGGTGCGGTAGAAGCTGTCATGATGCCATAGCACAAAATTGGATAAGATTAAATGCAAGTCCAAATGCTAGAAATAACTGGGTTTTAGAAGCTGATATTCAAGGATTCTTCGACAATATTGCCCATGAATCTATCCTTAGACAACTAGGTAATTTCCCAAACAAAAACCTAATCAAAGGATGGTTAAAAGCTGGATTTATCTTTGAAGGGATATACAGCCCGACAGAAACGGGTACACCACAAGGAGGGGTTTGCTCCCCGCTCCTAGCCAATATCGGATTGCATGGATTAGAAACCTTTATAAAATCCACCAATCCAAAACTTGGAGTGGTTAGGTACGCTGATGATTTTATAGTCACAGCTAGAGACAAAGGAAGCCTCGAAAATGCCCAAATCCAGATTCAGCAATGGCTGTCAGAAAGAGGTTTGAATCTCAGTACGGAGAAAACGTTCATAACGTCAATGGCAGATGGTTTTGACTTCCTCGGCTTCAATCACCGCCATTATAATGGCAAACTGCTTATCAAACCCTCGAAAAAGAAAGTCTTAGACTTTTGTAAACGAATCGGTCAAGAAATAAAAGCAATGAACGGATGTGAACAAGAGGTAGTCATCAAAAGACTGAACCCAATTCTCCGAGGTTTTGCTAATTATTACAGAGGTGTGGTTAGTAAAGAAACCTTTGAATATGTCAAAAGTAGAATATGGCAATACCTCTGGCGTTGGGCTAAACGTCGCCATCCCAACAAGAACACAAAATGGGTACGGAAACGTTACTTTCAGACCAGAAATCGCAAGAAATGGACGTTCGCTACATCTACTAGCGACCGCCGAGGCAAACAAAAGGATTTAATCCTATACCCGATAGCGTACACGCCCATCGAACGCCATGTAAAGGTCAAGGGGGAAGCATCACCGGATGACCCCTCACTCAAAGAATATTGGGAAAAACGCCACCAAAAATATGGTAAGAGCTACTGGGAGAAAAACTCTCGGAATTATAAAATCGCTCAAAACCAAGACTGGAAATGTACCTGTGGTGAACCATTATTCAATGGAGAGGAAATAGAAACCCATCACATCGTACCTGTTGCTCAAGGTGGACTTGATGACGTAAAAAACCTTCAGCATCTACACAAAGCGTGTCATAAGCAGGTACACACAAAATCCAAGTCAACTCGCTTGAAGTAA
- a CDS encoding ABC-F family ATP-binding cassette domain-containing protein, whose product MLRLEHISKIYPTGEVLKDVNWEVKAGDRIGLVGVNGAGKSTQLKIITGETEPTSGEIIRPASLHIAYLNQEFEVEPTRTVREEFWTVFKEANAVQLSLAQVMREMESATPEELDKLINKLDRLQRQFEALDGYILDTRIGKILPEMGFGLEDGDRLVSAFSGGWQMRMGLGKILLQEPDLLLLDEPTNHLDLETIEWLENYLKGLNTPMVIVSHDREFLDRLCTQIVETERGVSSSYLGNYSAYLQQKAENQTAQLSAYERQQKELDKQQAFVDRFRASATRSTQAKSREKQLEKIERIEAPTDDLRTLHFRFPPAPRSGREVVNIKNLTHIYDDKILFLGGNLFIEKGDRIAFIAPNGAGKSTLLRLIMGVEQPTEGAVTLGEHNVLPGYFEQNQAEALDLKKTVMETIHDEVPDWKNEEVRTVLGRFLFSGDTVFKAVAALSGGEKARLALAKMLLQPANLLILDEPTNHLDIPAKEMLEEAIQNYDGTVLVVSHDRYFISKVANKIVEIREGDFRVYLGDYHYYLDKIAEEKEEAKLAAIAAEKAAKKAAKAAKSGTKKK is encoded by the coding sequence ATGCTGCGACTGGAACATATCAGTAAAATTTACCCCACAGGCGAAGTTCTCAAGGATGTCAACTGGGAAGTCAAAGCTGGCGATCGCATTGGTTTAGTCGGTGTCAATGGTGCCGGAAAATCCACCCAACTCAAAATTATCACAGGGGAAACTGAACCCACGTCTGGCGAAATCATTCGTCCTGCCAGCTTACACATAGCTTATCTCAATCAAGAGTTTGAAGTCGAACCAACTCGCACTGTTAGAGAAGAATTTTGGACGGTATTTAAAGAAGCTAATGCTGTGCAGCTGTCTTTAGCCCAGGTGATGCGAGAGATGGAAAGCGCGACTCCAGAGGAACTGGATAAACTGATTAATAAGTTAGATCGCTTACAACGGCAGTTTGAAGCATTAGATGGCTACATCTTGGACACACGGATTGGGAAGATTTTACCAGAGATGGGGTTTGGGCTAGAAGATGGCGATCGCCTTGTGAGTGCTTTTAGTGGCGGTTGGCAAATGCGAATGGGTTTGGGCAAAATTCTGTTGCAAGAACCTGACTTATTACTATTAGACGAGCCAACAAACCATTTAGATTTAGAAACCATTGAGTGGTTAGAAAATTATCTCAAGGGGCTGAATACCCCAATGGTGATAGTTTCCCATGACCGTGAGTTCCTTGACCGATTGTGTACCCAAATTGTGGAAACAGAACGCGGTGTTTCCTCCAGCTATCTTGGCAATTACTCAGCATATCTACAACAAAAAGCTGAAAATCAAACAGCGCAACTTTCGGCTTACGAACGCCAGCAAAAAGAATTAGATAAGCAACAAGCTTTTGTTGATAGGTTCCGCGCAAGTGCGACTCGCAGTACCCAGGCAAAAAGCCGAGAAAAACAACTGGAAAAAATTGAACGCATCGAAGCACCGACAGATGATTTAAGAACGCTGCACTTCCGTTTTCCTCCTGCACCCCGTAGTGGACGTGAGGTGGTGAATATCAAGAATTTAACTCACATCTATGATGATAAGATTTTGTTTTTGGGTGGAAATCTTTTCATAGAAAAGGGCGATCGCATTGCCTTTATTGCTCCTAATGGTGCAGGCAAATCCACTTTGTTACGCCTGATCATGGGTGTTGAACAACCCACAGAAGGAGCAGTGACATTGGGTGAACACAATGTTCTCCCTGGATACTTTGAACAAAACCAAGCTGAAGCTTTGGATTTGAAAAAAACTGTTATGGAAACTATCCATGACGAAGTTCCTGATTGGAAAAATGAAGAAGTTCGCACCGTCTTAGGAAGATTTCTGTTCAGCGGTGATACTGTGTTCAAAGCAGTGGCGGCATTAAGTGGAGGAGAAAAAGCACGTCTTGCCTTAGCAAAAATGTTGTTACAACCAGCCAATTTATTAATACTGGATGAGCCTACCAACCATTTAGACATTCCAGCAAAAGAAATGTTGGAAGAAGCTATTCAAAACTATGATGGCACAGTACTTGTTGTTTCTCATGACCGTTATTTCATTTCCAAGGTAGCAAACAAAATTGTGGAAATCAGGGAAGGAGATTTCCGCGTCTACTTAGGAGATTACCACTATTACTTAGATAAAATAGCAGAGGAAAAAGAAGAAGCAAAATTAGCAGCAATTGCTGCTGAAAAAGCTGCCAAAAAAGCTGCTAAAGCAGCAAAAAGTGGCACAAAAAAGAAATGA
- the aroQ gene encoding gamma subclass chorismate mutase AroQ: MTANHSRKGVLLQTTLIFLGLFFSSALVTGYLKYHLLSQNPQPQLSFVNNVAARQQVQINKLLQLMQQRLMIAHDVARWKWNQKRPIEDRQREQELITKIQQQAITYNLQPDTVAVFFRGQIEAGKQIQQADFQTWQKLGVKNFTNVPDLNQTLRPSLDKLNVAFLPVLAELMPSLGCPAVRDFLQSRASIILRGNGISQEVQRTALAPMLEVKEASCQKVSLLTLPYPPVLLVGNIRLVPTI; this comes from the coding sequence ATGACAGCAAATCATTCCCGAAAGGGTGTCCTGTTGCAAACAACTCTGATTTTCCTTGGACTGTTCTTCAGCAGTGCACTAGTTACTGGGTACTTAAAATATCATTTGCTCTCTCAAAATCCACAACCACAACTCAGTTTCGTAAATAATGTAGCTGCACGCCAACAGGTACAAATTAACAAATTGCTTCAACTCATGCAGCAGAGGTTGATGATTGCTCATGATGTTGCTCGCTGGAAATGGAATCAGAAACGCCCTATTGAAGATCGTCAACGAGAACAAGAACTAATAACAAAAATACAGCAGCAGGCAATAACTTATAATCTCCAACCCGATACAGTTGCAGTTTTTTTTCGAGGACAGATAGAAGCCGGAAAGCAAATCCAGCAAGCTGATTTTCAAACTTGGCAAAAGCTTGGAGTGAAAAATTTTACTAACGTTCCAGACTTGAATCAAACTTTGAGACCATCTCTAGACAAATTGAATGTAGCATTTCTTCCTGTATTGGCAGAACTGATGCCATCCCTTGGTTGTCCAGCAGTACGAGATTTTCTTCAGTCACGTGCTTCAATTATTCTCCGTGGAAATGGCATTAGCCAAGAAGTACAACGTACTGCTCTTGCACCAATGCTCGAAGTCAAAGAGGCTTCGTGTCAAAAAGTTTCTTTATTGACTTTGCCCTATCCTCCCGTCCTCCTAGTTGGGAACATCCGTTTGGTACCAACGATTTAG
- the gpmI gene encoding 2,3-bisphosphoglycerate-independent phosphoglycerate mutase, with product MTKAPIAPVVLVILDGWGYCEESHGNAIAVANTPVMDSLWAAYPHTLIRTSGKAVGLPEGQMGNSEVGHLNIGAGRIVPQELVRISDAVEDGSILRNPALVNICQEVYRRNGKLHLVGLTSEGGVHSHITHLFGLLDLAKIQGISQVCIHAITDGRDTTPTEGVKALGLLQDYIDRIGVGRIVTVSGRYYAMDRDRRWDRVKRAYDVMTQDGPGNGLKAVEVLQASYAERLTDEFVLPVRIAPGAIEPGDGVIFFNFRPDRSRQLSQALVNPEFNGFERQQITPLSFVTFTQYDPELRVGVAFEPQNLSNILGEVISKHDLKQLRTAETEKYAHVTYFFNGGLEEPFEGEDRLLISSPMVPTYDSAPAMSAEAVTDVAIAAIEKRVYSLVVINYANPDMVGHTGNIQATVKAVETVDQCLGRLLSGIGKVGGTTIITADHGNAEHMLDSNGNPWTAHTTNLVPLILVEGEKAKIPGHGTDVALRSDGKLSDIAPTILDILQLPQPIEMTGRSLLQNAEYDVQLSRTPVQLAM from the coding sequence ATGACCAAGGCACCTATTGCTCCCGTGGTGCTAGTCATTTTAGACGGATGGGGCTACTGCGAGGAGAGTCATGGAAACGCTATTGCTGTTGCAAACACTCCGGTGATGGATAGCTTATGGGCGGCTTATCCCCACACCCTCATCCGAACATCAGGGAAAGCGGTGGGGTTACCAGAAGGTCAAATGGGCAACTCGGAAGTTGGTCATTTGAACATAGGCGCTGGTAGAATTGTCCCCCAAGAATTAGTACGGATCTCAGACGCAGTAGAGGACGGTTCCATTCTCAGAAATCCAGCACTTGTGAACATTTGCCAGGAAGTGTATCGTCGAAATGGCAAGTTGCATCTGGTTGGGCTAACTTCTGAGGGTGGAGTGCATTCGCACATCACTCATCTATTCGGACTACTTGACTTAGCAAAGATTCAGGGAATATCCCAAGTTTGCATACACGCCATTACTGATGGGCGTGACACCACTCCCACTGAAGGGGTGAAAGCATTGGGGCTTCTTCAAGACTATATCGACCGTATAGGCGTCGGGCGCATAGTCACAGTTAGCGGTCGCTATTATGCGATGGATCGCGATCGCCGTTGGGATCGAGTTAAACGCGCTTACGACGTGATGACGCAGGATGGACCAGGAAATGGTCTAAAGGCTGTGGAAGTCCTACAAGCATCGTATGCAGAACGTTTGACGGACGAATTCGTGCTCCCAGTCAGAATAGCACCTGGAGCTATCGAACCAGGAGACGGAGTCATCTTTTTTAACTTCCGCCCCGACAGATCAAGACAACTAAGCCAAGCTTTAGTCAATCCAGAATTTAACGGTTTTGAAAGACAGCAAATCACCCCACTGTCTTTTGTTACCTTTACACAGTATGACCCAGAATTACGAGTTGGGGTTGCTTTTGAACCGCAAAATTTGAGTAATATTCTTGGGGAAGTCATTTCCAAGCATGATTTAAAGCAGCTTCGGACAGCAGAAACAGAAAAATACGCTCACGTCACTTACTTCTTCAATGGGGGTCTAGAAGAACCTTTTGAAGGAGAAGACCGACTATTGATAAGCTCTCCGATGGTGCCAACTTATGATAGTGCTCCTGCAATGTCAGCAGAAGCAGTGACAGACGTGGCGATCGCAGCAATTGAAAAGCGCGTATACTCGCTTGTTGTCATCAACTATGCCAACCCAGACATGGTAGGACACACAGGTAACATCCAAGCGACTGTTAAAGCCGTTGAGACAGTTGACCAGTGTTTGGGTCGCCTACTCTCCGGTATTGGTAAAGTCGGCGGGACAACAATTATAACTGCTGACCACGGCAACGCCGAGCATATGCTAGATAGTAACGGGAATCCCTGGACAGCGCACACGACTAACTTAGTTCCCCTGATTTTAGTGGAAGGTGAAAAAGCCAAAATTCCAGGACATGGTACAGATGTCGCCTTGCGGAGTGATGGTAAGCTATCCGACATTGCACCGACAATTTTGGATATTCTACAACTACCTCAACCAATAGAAATGACAGGGCGATCGCTACTGCAAAACGCCGAGTATGACGTGCAACTTTCTCGCACTCCTGTACAACTGGCGATGTAA